The Mycobacterium seoulense genome has a window encoding:
- a CDS encoding dienelactone hydrolase family protein — protein MPNIIDTITTADGTCTVHLFTPDGPQAQVPWPGVVMYPDAGGVRDTFENMAAKLAGYGYTVLLPDVYYRSGDWAPFDMATVFGDERERKRLFGMIGSVTPDKMASDAAAFFDYLAARPEVCGDRFGVCGYCMGGRTSLIVAGRVPERVAAAASFHGGGLVTDTADSPHLLADRMSATVYVGGAKDDASFTRDHAEQLEKALTAAGVRHTIEWYPAGHGFAVPDNAPYDPAAAERHWQAMSEVFASALPR, from the coding sequence ATGCCGAACATCATCGACACCATCACCACCGCAGACGGAACCTGCACCGTCCACTTGTTCACCCCCGACGGTCCGCAAGCCCAGGTCCCGTGGCCCGGCGTGGTCATGTACCCCGACGCCGGCGGGGTGCGCGACACGTTCGAGAACATGGCGGCCAAGTTGGCCGGATACGGCTACACCGTGCTGCTTCCCGACGTGTACTACCGCAGCGGCGATTGGGCGCCGTTCGACATGGCCACCGTGTTCGGTGACGAGCGGGAACGCAAGCGGCTGTTCGGCATGATCGGCAGCGTCACGCCGGACAAGATGGCCAGCGACGCCGCCGCGTTCTTCGACTACCTGGCGGCCCGCCCCGAGGTCTGCGGGGATCGTTTCGGCGTGTGCGGCTACTGCATGGGCGGGCGCACGTCGCTGATCGTCGCCGGCCGGGTGCCCGAGCGCGTCGCCGCCGCGGCGTCGTTCCACGGCGGCGGCCTGGTGACCGACACCGCGGACAGCCCACACCTGCTCGCCGACCGGATGAGCGCCACGGTGTACGTGGGTGGCGCCAAGGACGACGCGTCCTTCACGCGCGACCACGCCGAGCAGCTCGAAAAGGCGCTGACGGCGGCCGGCGTGCGCCACACCATCGAGTGGTATCCGGCGGGCCACGGGTTCGCGGTTCCGGACAATGCGCCGTACGATCCGGCAGCGGCCGAACGGCACTGGCAGGCCATGAGCGAGGTCTTCGCTTCCGCGTTACCGCGCTAA
- a CDS encoding thymidylate synthase, with protein sequence MPISTPYEDLLRLVLERGTAKSDRTGTGTRSLFGQQLRYDLSAGFPLITTKKVHLKSVVYELLWFLRGDSNVAWLHEHGVTIWDEWASDTGDLGPIYGVQWRSWPTPTGEHVDQISAALDLLRTDPNSRRIIVSAWNVGEIPQMALPPCHAFFQFYVADGRLSCQLYQRSADLFLGVPFNIASYALLTHMMAAQAGLAVGEFVWTGGDCHIYDNHVEQVRTQLSREPRPYPELALAQRDSIFDYTYDDIVVKNYDPHPAIKAPVAV encoded by the coding sequence GTGCCGATTTCGACGCCCTACGAGGACCTGCTGCGCCTGGTGCTCGAGCGGGGCACGGCCAAATCCGACCGCACCGGCACCGGCACCCGCAGTCTGTTCGGCCAGCAGTTGCGCTACGACCTGTCGGCCGGCTTCCCGCTGATCACCACCAAGAAGGTGCATCTGAAGTCGGTCGTCTACGAGTTGCTGTGGTTCTTGCGCGGCGACTCCAACGTCGCCTGGCTGCACGAGCACGGTGTCACCATCTGGGACGAATGGGCAAGTGACACAGGCGATCTCGGACCGATCTACGGTGTGCAGTGGCGATCCTGGCCGACGCCGACGGGCGAACACGTCGACCAGATCAGTGCGGCGCTGGACTTGCTGCGCACCGACCCGAACTCCCGGCGCATCATCGTTTCGGCGTGGAACGTCGGGGAGATCCCGCAGATGGCGCTGCCGCCGTGCCACGCGTTCTTCCAGTTCTACGTGGCCGACGGGCGGCTGAGCTGCCAGCTGTATCAGCGCAGCGCCGACCTGTTCCTCGGGGTGCCGTTCAACATCGCCAGCTACGCGCTGCTCACCCACATGATGGCCGCCCAGGCCGGTCTGGCGGTCGGTGAGTTCGTCTGGACGGGCGGCGACTGCCACATCTACGACAACCACGTCGAGCAGGTGCGCACCCAGCTCAGCCGCGAGCCACGGCCCTACCCGGAACTGGCACTGGCGCAGCGGGATTCGATCTTCGACTACACCTACGACGACATCGTGGTGAAGAATTACGACCCGCACCCGGCGATCAAAGCCCCCGTCGCTGTATGA
- a CDS encoding dihydrofolate reductase: protein MTDLGLVWAQSTSGIIGRGGDIPWRVPEDLARFKELTIGHTVVMGRRTWESLPAKVRPLPGRRNVVLSRRSDFAADGAQVVESLDAALAGSGDEPETWVIGGEQVYLLALPRATRCEVTEVEVDLRRDDDDALAPVLDDSWLGETGEWQVSRTGLRYRLHSYRRA from the coding sequence ATGACCGACCTCGGTCTGGTCTGGGCTCAGTCGACGTCCGGCATCATCGGCCGTGGTGGTGACATCCCGTGGCGAGTGCCCGAGGACCTGGCCCGCTTCAAGGAGCTGACCATCGGCCACACCGTGGTCATGGGCCGGCGCACGTGGGAGTCGCTGCCGGCGAAGGTCCGGCCGCTACCCGGCCGCAGGAATGTCGTACTCTCGCGTCGGAGCGACTTCGCGGCCGACGGGGCGCAGGTCGTCGAGTCGCTCGACGCGGCCCTTGCCGGTTCCGGGGACGAGCCCGAGACCTGGGTGATCGGCGGCGAGCAGGTCTACCTGCTCGCGCTGCCGCGCGCCACCCGGTGCGAGGTCACCGAGGTCGAAGTCGACCTGCGGCGCGACGACGACGACGCGCTGGCGCCGGTGCTCGACGACAGTTGGCTGGGCGAGACGGGGGAGTGGCAGGTCAGCCGCACGGGGCTGCGGTACCGGCTGCACAGCTACCGTCGGGCGTAG
- a CDS encoding DivIVA domain-containing protein → MTTEPTKTFNRMFRGYDPSAVDAHIEMLTTKQRLLLDDVESLRNRLKEAGDQTAALRKEVAVLTDTSPSPHAMQRRMAQMLNRAVDEVAEMQAEARSEADALIAAAQAEVEAAQRKHEEELAEMAAQRQAMETDYEETKKQLEAELAGMRAETEAAIDKAWRDAQREADHYREQARRAADEAIQQRISVLEQLMGVYRDLEAVPAALEAAYQEQKNSPEPSVVVPLEGKVSAG, encoded by the coding sequence GTGACAACCGAACCCACGAAGACGTTCAACCGCATGTTCAGGGGCTACGACCCGTCCGCGGTCGATGCCCACATCGAGATGCTGACCACCAAGCAGCGGTTGCTGCTCGACGACGTCGAGAGCCTGCGGAACCGGCTGAAGGAGGCGGGCGACCAGACGGCCGCGCTGCGCAAGGAGGTCGCCGTCCTCACCGACACCTCGCCCTCACCCCACGCGATGCAGCGCCGGATGGCGCAGATGCTCAACCGCGCGGTCGACGAGGTCGCCGAGATGCAGGCGGAGGCGCGCAGCGAGGCGGACGCGCTGATCGCGGCCGCCCAGGCGGAGGTGGAGGCCGCGCAGCGAAAGCACGAAGAGGAGTTGGCGGAGATGGCCGCCCAACGACAAGCCATGGAAACCGATTACGAGGAAACCAAGAAACAGCTCGAGGCCGAACTGGCCGGCATGCGAGCCGAAACCGAAGCGGCGATCGACAAGGCGTGGCGGGACGCCCAGCGGGAGGCCGATCACTATCGTGAGCAGGCCCGGCGCGCGGCGGACGAGGCGATCCAGCAGCGGATCAGTGTCCTCGAGCAGCTGATGGGCGTGTACCGCGACCTGGAAGCCGTCCCGGCCGCCCTCGAAGCGGCCTACCAGGAACAGAAGAACTCGCCGGAGCCGAGCGTCGTGGTGCCGCTGGAGGGGAAAGTCAGCGCGGGCTAG
- a CDS encoding winged helix-turn-helix domain-containing protein, translating into MSYPGGILGAVSIRIPRLSAAQARRIAVAAQGFSEPRPAGSITRAHLKRLISRIQVLQLDSVSVAVRAHYAPVFSRLGPYDRDVLDRAAWGPRSSRLLAEYWAHEAALMAVDDWPLLRWRMRQYRHGRWGTHIVKANPRLAEGIVAAVAELGPSTAGQIEAHLAAEPRRKRGTWWNRSDTKWVAEALFAAGVLTTATRVGFARHYDLVERVLPASVLAREVDDAEAVRELALRAATALGVATEADIRDYFRLSAQQVKPAVADLVAAGEIERVEVDGWPAPAYLRTGRPVPRSDRGTALLCPFDPLIFFRPRVERLFGFHYRIEIYTPAAKRQYGYYVWPLLMDGQLVARVDLKADRDGDTLRVLGAFGEADTPRPRVVAALAGELQSMASWLGLGGYSVATRGDLAADLRAVG; encoded by the coding sequence CTGTCGTACCCGGGCGGTATTCTCGGCGCCGTGTCGATCCGGATCCCCAGGCTGTCGGCCGCGCAAGCCCGGCGGATCGCCGTTGCGGCCCAAGGCTTTAGCGAGCCGCGGCCGGCCGGTTCGATCACCCGCGCCCACCTGAAGCGGCTGATCTCGAGAATCCAAGTGCTGCAACTCGATTCGGTGTCGGTCGCGGTGCGCGCCCACTACGCGCCGGTGTTCAGCCGGCTCGGCCCGTACGACCGCGACGTGCTGGACCGTGCGGCCTGGGGCCCGCGTTCGTCGCGGCTGCTGGCCGAGTACTGGGCGCACGAGGCGGCGCTGATGGCCGTCGACGACTGGCCGCTGCTGCGCTGGCGGATGCGCCAGTACCGGCACGGTCGCTGGGGCACCCACATCGTCAAGGCCAACCCCCGGCTCGCCGAGGGCATCGTCGCCGCCGTCGCCGAGCTGGGCCCCAGCACCGCCGGGCAGATCGAAGCGCACCTGGCCGCCGAACCGCGCAGGAAAAGGGGCACCTGGTGGAACCGCAGCGACACCAAGTGGGTCGCCGAGGCGCTGTTCGCGGCCGGCGTGCTCACCACGGCCACCCGGGTGGGCTTTGCCCGCCACTACGACCTGGTGGAGCGGGTGCTCCCGGCGAGCGTGCTGGCCCGCGAGGTCGACGATGCCGAGGCCGTCCGGGAACTCGCGCTGCGCGCCGCCACCGCGCTGGGGGTGGCGACCGAGGCCGACATCCGCGACTACTTCCGGCTCTCGGCCCAACAGGTCAAGCCGGCCGTGGCCGACCTGGTGGCGGCGGGCGAGATCGAGCGGGTCGAGGTGGACGGCTGGCCCGCGCCGGCCTATCTGCGCACCGGCAGGCCGGTGCCGCGCTCCGACCGCGGCACCGCGTTGCTGTGCCCGTTCGACCCGCTGATCTTCTTTCGCCCCCGGGTGGAGCGGCTGTTCGGGTTTCATTACCGCATCGAGATCTACACCCCGGCCGCCAAGCGTCAATACGGCTACTACGTGTGGCCGCTGCTGATGGACGGGCAACTGGTCGCGCGGGTCGACCTCAAGGCGGACCGGGACGGCGACACGCTGCGCGTCTTGGGCGCGTTCGGCGAGGCTGACACCCCGCGGCCGCGGGTGGTCGCCGCGCTGGCCGGTGAGCTGCAGTCCATGGCGTCGTGGCTGGGCCTGGGCGGCTACAGCGTCGCGACCCGGGGCGACCTCGCGGCCGACCTGCGGGCGGTCGGCTGA
- a CDS encoding class I SAM-dependent DNA methyltransferase gives MRATDKDLEDTLWKAANKLRGSLSASQYKDVILGLVFLKHACDSQWKSLTHNAESPDIGRLVDDAMQAMSLPRLCENLDRRRLGELLRLLDTARIGERGRARDLLGEVYEYFLGNFARAEGRRGGEFFTPPSVVRVIVEVLEPAGGRVYDPCCGSGGMFVQTERFIAEHDGDPANVTIFGQESVEQTWRLAKMNLAVHGIDDSGLGARWGDTFLEDRHAGVQMDYVMANPPFNVKDWARDEHDPRWRFGVPPAGNANYAWIQHILSKLAPGGKAGVVMANGSMSSNALGEGDIRARIVDADLVSCMVALPAQLFRSTSIPVCLWFFDTDKGERSGQVLFIDARGLGHLVNRAERALTHEEVVRIGDTYHAWRRSPSAIAKGLAYQDIPGFCGSVSLGDVAAAGYTLTPGRYVGAPAAEDDGEPVEEKIARLSGDLLAALDESARLEGVVRQHLERLR, from the coding sequence ATGCGGGCCACGGACAAAGACCTCGAAGACACGCTCTGGAAGGCGGCCAACAAGCTGCGCGGCTCCCTGTCGGCCAGCCAGTACAAGGACGTGATCCTCGGGCTGGTGTTCCTCAAGCACGCCTGCGACTCGCAATGGAAGTCGTTGACGCACAACGCGGAATCGCCCGACATCGGCCGCCTCGTCGACGACGCGATGCAGGCGATGTCGCTGCCACGGCTGTGTGAAAACCTCGACCGGCGCAGGCTCGGTGAGTTGCTGCGCCTCCTCGACACCGCGCGGATCGGCGAACGGGGCCGCGCCCGGGACCTGCTGGGCGAGGTGTACGAGTACTTCCTGGGCAACTTCGCGCGCGCGGAGGGCCGTCGCGGCGGCGAGTTCTTCACCCCGCCCAGCGTGGTCCGGGTGATCGTCGAGGTGCTGGAACCCGCCGGCGGGCGAGTCTATGACCCGTGCTGCGGCTCGGGCGGGATGTTCGTGCAAACCGAACGGTTCATCGCCGAACACGACGGCGATCCCGCGAACGTCACGATCTTCGGACAGGAAAGCGTCGAGCAGACCTGGCGGCTGGCGAAGATGAACCTCGCCGTGCACGGCATCGACGACAGCGGCCTGGGCGCGCGCTGGGGCGACACGTTCCTCGAAGACCGGCACGCCGGCGTGCAGATGGATTACGTGATGGCCAACCCGCCCTTCAACGTCAAGGACTGGGCCCGCGACGAACACGACCCGCGCTGGCGTTTCGGCGTACCGCCCGCCGGCAACGCCAACTACGCATGGATTCAGCACATCCTGTCCAAACTGGCCCCGGGCGGAAAGGCCGGCGTGGTCATGGCCAACGGATCGATGTCGTCGAATGCGCTCGGGGAAGGCGACATCCGCGCGCGTATCGTCGACGCCGACCTGGTGTCGTGCATGGTCGCCCTGCCCGCGCAGCTGTTCCGTAGCACATCGATTCCGGTGTGCCTGTGGTTCTTCGACACGGACAAGGGCGAGCGGTCCGGGCAGGTGCTGTTCATCGACGCCCGCGGGCTCGGCCACCTGGTGAACCGCGCCGAGCGCGCGCTGACGCACGAGGAAGTCGTCCGCATCGGCGACACCTATCACGCGTGGCGGAGATCACCATCAGCCATCGCGAAAGGCCTTGCTTATCAGGATATTCCGGGTTTCTGCGGATCGGTGTCGCTCGGCGACGTCGCCGCGGCCGGCTATACGCTTACGCCCGGCCGTTACGTCGGGGCGCCCGCCGCCGAGGACGACGGCGAGCCGGTCGAGGAGAAGATCGCCCGGCTCAGCGGCGACCTGCTGGCGGCGCTCGACGAATCCGCCCGGCTGGAAGGCGTTGTGCGCCAACACCTGGAGCGCCTGCGGTGA
- a CDS encoding restriction endonuclease subunit S: MTTTLGDHLIFGTGSSAPPGVPGAGFRVYGANGAIGYAAEHNAAGPLIVLGRVGSQCGSLRYCASDVWVTENALVCRAKDPGETRYWYYALHTCRLADHRSGSGQPLLSQRILRAVAVRSVGAPQRPAIAGLLGALDDKISANARVIETAENLMVAVAGSVRDRVPLSSLAGRSTASVNVAEFDDVVAHFSLPAFDDGANPRVVPAESIRSAKLLLTEPCVLFAKLNPRIPRIWNVVSLPPEMALASSEFVVLTPRRVDASALWAAVRQPDVSDRLQRRVAGTSGSHQRIPPRDLMEVAVPDVRRLTAAARQTITGLGALCHARRTESVRLSAFRDALLPPLISGELSLRSPR, encoded by the coding sequence GTGACGACCACGCTGGGCGACCACCTGATCTTCGGCACCGGGAGCAGCGCGCCGCCCGGGGTGCCGGGCGCAGGGTTCCGCGTCTACGGCGCCAACGGGGCCATCGGTTACGCCGCCGAACACAACGCGGCGGGTCCGCTGATCGTCCTCGGGCGCGTCGGGTCCCAGTGCGGCAGCCTGCGGTATTGCGCCTCCGACGTCTGGGTCACCGAGAACGCATTGGTGTGCCGGGCCAAAGATCCTGGCGAGACGCGGTACTGGTACTACGCGCTGCACACCTGCCGGCTGGCCGATCACCGCTCCGGATCGGGACAGCCGCTGCTCAGCCAGCGGATCCTGCGTGCCGTCGCGGTGCGCAGCGTGGGCGCGCCGCAGCGCCCGGCGATCGCCGGGCTGCTCGGCGCCCTCGACGACAAGATCTCCGCCAACGCGCGGGTGATCGAGACGGCCGAGAACCTGATGGTGGCCGTCGCGGGCTCGGTGCGCGACCGCGTGCCGCTGTCCAGCCTGGCGGGCCGGTCGACGGCATCGGTCAACGTGGCCGAATTCGACGACGTGGTCGCGCACTTCAGCCTGCCGGCGTTCGACGACGGGGCGAACCCGCGCGTCGTGCCCGCCGAGTCGATCAGGAGCGCCAAGCTTCTCCTGACGGAGCCGTGCGTGTTGTTCGCGAAGCTCAACCCCCGCATCCCGCGGATCTGGAACGTGGTGAGCCTGCCGCCGGAAATGGCCTTGGCCAGCAGCGAGTTCGTCGTCCTGACGCCGAGGCGCGTCGACGCGTCGGCCCTGTGGGCGGCCGTGCGGCAGCCAGATGTCTCCGATCGGCTGCAGCGTCGGGTCGCCGGGACGTCCGGGAGCCATCAGCGGATCCCGCCGCGCGACCTGATGGAGGTTGCGGTCCCGGACGTCCGGCGCCTGACCGCGGCGGCCCGGCAAACGATCACCGGCCTGGGGGCGCTGTGCCACGCCCGCCGCACCGAAAGCGTGCGGTTGTCCGCCTTCCGCGACGCGCTGCTGCCGCCGCTGATATCGGGTGAGCTGTCGCTACGGTCCCCACGTTAA
- the thyX gene encoding FAD-dependent thymidylate synthase, whose protein sequence is MAETAPLRVQLIAKTEFLAPPDVPWTTDAGGGAALVEFAGRACYQSWSKPNPKTATNAGYIKHIIDVGHFSVLEHANVSFYITGISRSLTHELIRHRHFSYSQLSQRYVPEGDSRVVLPPGMEDDPELRRILTEAADASRATYAELLAKLEAKFADQPNAVLRRKQARQAARAVLPNATETRIVVTGNYRAWRHFIAMRASEHADVEIRRLAIECLRQLAGAAPAVFADFEISTLADGTEVATSPLATEA, encoded by the coding sequence GTGGCCGAGACCGCGCCGCTACGCGTGCAACTGATCGCCAAGACCGAGTTCCTGGCCCCGCCGGACGTCCCGTGGACCACCGACGCCGGCGGTGGCGCGGCGCTGGTCGAGTTCGCCGGCCGCGCCTGCTACCAGAGCTGGTCCAAACCCAATCCCAAGACCGCGACCAACGCCGGCTACATCAAGCACATCATCGACGTGGGGCATTTTTCCGTCCTCGAACACGCCAACGTGTCGTTTTACATCACCGGCATCTCCCGATCGCTCACGCACGAGCTGATCCGGCACCGGCATTTCTCGTACTCGCAGCTGTCGCAGCGCTACGTGCCCGAGGGCGACTCGCGGGTCGTCCTGCCACCGGGCATGGAGGACGACCCCGAACTCCGGCGCATCCTCACCGAGGCCGCCGATGCCAGCCGGGCGACCTACGCCGAGCTGCTGGCCAAGCTCGAGGCCAAATTCGCCGACCAGCCCAATGCGGTGTTGCGCCGCAAGCAGGCGCGTCAGGCCGCCCGCGCCGTGCTGCCGAACGCGACCGAGACCCGCATCGTGGTGACGGGCAACTACCGGGCCTGGCGGCACTTCATCGCCATGCGCGCCAGCGAGCACGCCGACGTCGAGATCCGGCGGCTGGCCATCGAGTGCCTGCGCCAGCTTGCCGGCGCCGCGCCCGCGGTGTTCGCCGACTTCGAGATCTCGACGCTGGCCGACGGGACCGAGGTGGCCACCAGCCCGCTGGCGACCGAGGCCTGA
- the dapA gene encoding 4-hydroxy-tetrahydrodipicolinate synthase, whose translation MSTVGFDAPARLGTVLTAMVTPFAPDGSLDTTVAAQLANHLVDAGCDGLVVSGTTGESPTTTDDEKRELLRVVLEAVGDRARVIAGAGTYDTAHSIRLARACAAEGAHGLLVVTPYYSKPPQSGLIAHFTAVADATELPVLLYDIPPRSVIPIETETIRALAAHPNIVGIKDAKADLHSGGQIIAETGLAYYSGDDALNLPWLAMGATGFISVISHLAAGQLREMLSAFASGDIATARKINVTVAPLCDAMSRLGGVTMSKAGLRLQGIEVGDPRLPQMPATPEQIDALAADMRAASVLR comes from the coding sequence GTGAGCACCGTCGGATTCGACGCCCCGGCACGGTTGGGAACCGTACTGACCGCGATGGTGACACCGTTTGCTCCCGACGGCTCGCTCGACACCACCGTGGCGGCACAACTGGCGAACCACCTGGTAGACGCCGGGTGTGACGGCCTGGTGGTCTCCGGAACCACGGGCGAATCGCCCACCACCACCGACGACGAGAAGCGCGAGCTGCTGCGCGTCGTGCTGGAGGCGGTGGGTGACCGCGCCCGGGTCATCGCCGGGGCGGGCACCTACGACACCGCGCACAGCATCCGGCTGGCCCGGGCCTGCGCGGCCGAGGGTGCGCATGGACTGCTGGTGGTCACCCCGTACTACTCGAAGCCGCCGCAGAGCGGGCTGATCGCGCACTTCACCGCCGTCGCCGACGCCACCGAGTTGCCGGTGCTGCTCTACGACATCCCGCCGCGCTCGGTGATCCCCATCGAGACCGAGACCATCCGCGCGCTGGCCGCCCACCCGAACATCGTGGGAATCAAGGACGCCAAAGCCGACCTGCACAGCGGCGGCCAGATCATCGCCGAGACCGGGCTGGCCTACTACTCCGGTGACGACGCGCTGAACCTGCCGTGGCTGGCCATGGGCGCCACCGGCTTCATCAGCGTGATCTCTCATCTGGCCGCCGGTCAGCTGCGAGAAATGTTGTCCGCCTTCGCTTCCGGCGACATCGCCACCGCGCGGAAGATCAATGTCACCGTGGCGCCGTTGTGCGACGCGATGAGCCGGTTGGGCGGCGTGACGATGTCCAAGGCGGGTCTGCGCCTGCAGGGCATCGAGGTTGGCGATCCCCGGTTGCCGCAGATGCCGGCGACGCCCGAGCAGATCGATGCGCTGGCCGCCGATATGCGCGCGGCGTCGGTGCTCCGGTGA
- a CDS encoding ribonuclease J, with the protein MDVDLAPPGPLTTGGLRVTALGGISEIGRNMTVFEHLGRLLIIDCGVMFPTHDEPGVDLILPDLRHISDRLDDIEALVLTHAHEDHIGGIPFLLKLRPDIPVVGSKFTLALVAAKCREHRLKPVFVEVGERQRSTHGVFECEYFAVNHSIPDALAIAVHTGAGTVLHTGDIKLDQLPLDGRPTDLPGMSRLGDAGVDLFLCDSTNSEIPGVGPSESEVGPTLHRLIRGAEGRVIVACFASNVDRVQQIIDAAVALGRRVSFVGRSMVRNMGIARELGFLRVADSDVIDIGAAEMMPPERVVLITTGTQGEPMSALSRMSRGEHRSITLTAGDLIVLASSLIPGNEEAVYGVIDELARIGARVVTNAQARVHVSGHAYAGELLFLYNGVRPRNVMPVHGTWRMLRANAKLAASTGVPEESILLAENGVSVDLVAGTASIAGAVPVGKMFVDGLINGDVGDITLGERLILSSGFVAVTVVVQRGTGRPVTAPHLYSRGFSEDPKALEPAGRRVEEELELLAAESITDPGRIAQAVRRTVGKWVGETYRRQPMIVPTVIEV; encoded by the coding sequence GTGGATGTAGACCTCGCCCCGCCCGGTCCTTTGACCACTGGCGGGTTGCGGGTCACCGCGCTGGGCGGCATCAGCGAAATCGGCCGCAACATGACGGTTTTCGAGCATCTCGGCCGGCTGCTGATCATCGACTGCGGGGTGATGTTCCCCACCCACGACGAGCCCGGGGTGGACCTGATCCTGCCCGACCTGCGCCATATCTCCGACCGGCTCGACGACATCGAGGCGCTGGTGCTGACCCATGCGCACGAGGACCACATCGGCGGCATCCCGTTCCTGCTCAAGCTGCGGCCCGACATTCCGGTCGTCGGGTCGAAGTTCACCCTGGCGCTGGTCGCCGCCAAATGCCGCGAGCACCGGCTCAAGCCGGTGTTCGTCGAGGTCGGCGAGCGACAGCGGAGTACGCACGGCGTCTTCGAGTGCGAATACTTCGCCGTCAACCACTCCATCCCCGACGCGCTGGCGATCGCCGTGCACACCGGCGCGGGAACCGTGCTGCACACCGGCGACATCAAGCTCGACCAGCTTCCCCTCGACGGCCGGCCCACCGATCTGCCCGGCATGTCGCGCCTGGGTGACGCCGGGGTTGACCTGTTCCTGTGCGACTCCACCAACTCCGAGATCCCGGGTGTGGGGCCGTCGGAGAGCGAAGTGGGGCCGACGCTGCACCGGCTGATCCGGGGCGCCGAGGGCCGCGTCATCGTGGCGTGCTTCGCCTCCAACGTCGACCGCGTGCAGCAGATCATCGACGCGGCGGTGGCTTTGGGCCGGCGGGTGTCGTTCGTCGGGCGGTCGATGGTGCGCAACATGGGCATCGCCCGCGAACTCGGATTTCTGCGGGTGGCCGACTCCGACGTGATCGACATCGGCGCCGCCGAGATGATGCCGCCCGAGCGGGTGGTGCTGATCACCACCGGCACCCAGGGCGAACCCATGTCGGCGTTGTCGCGGATGTCGCGCGGCGAGCATCGCAGCATCACCCTCACCGCGGGGGACCTGATCGTGCTGGCGTCGTCGCTGATCCCCGGCAACGAGGAGGCGGTCTACGGGGTGATCGATGAGCTCGCCAGGATCGGGGCCCGCGTCGTCACCAACGCCCAAGCGCGCGTGCATGTTTCGGGTCACGCGTATGCCGGCGAGCTGTTGTTCCTCTACAACGGCGTGCGGCCGCGCAACGTCATGCCGGTGCACGGCACCTGGCGGATGCTGCGCGCCAACGCCAAGCTGGCGGCCAGCACCGGGGTGCCGGAGGAGTCGATCCTGTTGGCCGAGAACGGCGTCAGCGTCGACCTGGTCGCCGGCACGGCGTCGATCGCCGGGGCGGTACCGGTCGGCAAGATGTTCGTCGACGGCCTGATCAACGGCGACGTCGGCGACATCACGCTGGGGGAACGGCTCATTCTGTCGTCGGGTTTCGTCGCGGTGACCGTGGTCGTCCAGCGCGGCACCGGGCGTCCGGTGACCGCGCCGCACCTGTATTCGCGCGGGTTCTCCGAAGATCCCAAGGCGCTGGAACCCGCCGGGCGCCGCGTCGAGGAGGAGCTGGAATTGCTGGCCGCCGAGAGCATCACCGACCCCGGCCGCATCGCCCAGGCCGTGCGCCGCACCGTCGGCAAGTGGGTGGGCGAGACGTACCGCCGGCAACCGATGATCGTGCCGACGGTCATCGAGGTCTGA
- a CDS encoding SAM-dependent methyltransferase, whose translation MARNPAAQTAFGPMVLAAVEHNEPAGRRLVDDDLAELFLPAPLRWLVAATRVAPVRRLMIRGSEWTGRGLWANLACRKRFIGDKLTEALDGIDAVVILGAGLDTRAYLLTRQVRVPVFEVDLPVNVARKVQTVRRVLGGPPMSVRQVALDLERDDLLTALAEHGYHTDYRTFFICEGVTQYLTEATVRRTLEGLRAAAPGSRLVFTYVRRDFIDGTNRYGTRTLYRSVRQRRQLWHFGLQPDEVGAFIGEYGWRLLEQAGPDELLQRYVEPTGRKLTASQLEWSAYAEKL comes from the coding sequence ATGGCACGAAATCCCGCCGCGCAGACCGCCTTCGGACCGATGGTATTGGCGGCCGTCGAACACAACGAGCCGGCGGGCCGGCGGCTGGTGGACGACGACCTCGCCGAACTGTTCCTGCCTGCGCCGCTGCGCTGGCTCGTCGCGGCGACCCGCGTGGCGCCGGTGCGCCGCCTGATGATCCGCGGATCGGAGTGGACGGGCCGCGGTTTGTGGGCGAACCTGGCCTGCCGCAAGCGGTTCATCGGCGACAAGCTCACCGAGGCGCTCGACGGCATCGACGCGGTGGTCATCCTGGGCGCCGGGTTGGACACCCGCGCCTACCTGTTGACGCGGCAGGTCCGCGTCCCCGTCTTCGAGGTCGACCTGCCGGTCAACGTCGCCAGGAAGGTGCAGACGGTCCGGCGGGTGCTGGGCGGGCCACCGATGTCGGTGCGGCAGGTGGCGTTGGACCTCGAGCGCGACGACCTGCTCACCGCCCTGGCCGAGCACGGATATCACACCGACTACCGGACGTTCTTCATCTGCGAGGGCGTCACCCAATACCTGACGGAAGCCACCGTCCGCCGAACGTTGGAGGGGCTGCGCGCGGCCGCGCCGGGCAGCCGTTTGGTTTTCACCTACGTCCGGCGGGATTTCATCGACGGCACGAATCGCTACGGCACCCGCACGCTCTATCGCAGCGTCCGCCAGCGGCGGCAGCTGTGGCATTTCGGGCTACAGCCCGACGAGGTCGGCGCGTTCATCGGCGAATACGGTTGGCGGCTGCTGGAGCAGGCCGGTCCCGACGAACTCCTCCAGCGCTACGTCGAGCCCACCGGCCGCAAACTCACCGCCTCGCAACTGGAATGGTCGGCCTACGCGGAGAAGTTGTAG